In one window of Nocardioides panacisoli DNA:
- a CDS encoding thiamine ABC transporter substrate-binding protein, translated as MFIRPATRGLVALGALSLVATGCSLSTEEGSASGESGGGEVVLVTHDSFNLPEELVAAFEEDTGYELVHTPAGDGGELTNKLVLTDSEPLGDVAFGVDNTFASRALDADVFAPYDAELPAGAEQHTLPGDEEGALAPIDTGNVCVNVDTAWFEQRDRPPPETLDDLTEPAYESLFVTPGATSSTPGMAFLLATIAEYGEDWQQYWQDLLANGAKIVRGWEDAYTVDFTYSGGNRPIVLSYDSSPAFTVADGETSTADLASTCFGQVEYAGVLAGAENPEGAQAVIDWMLSQQVQEALPPNMYVYPVAEDAALPEEWAEFAPPASPELSLPPEEIAANRSQWQQEWTDITTR; from the coding sequence ATGTTCATCCGTCCCGCAACCCGCGGCCTCGTCGCCCTCGGTGCCCTGTCGCTGGTCGCGACCGGGTGCTCGCTGAGTACCGAGGAGGGGTCGGCCTCCGGTGAGTCCGGCGGTGGCGAGGTCGTCCTGGTCACCCACGACTCCTTCAACCTGCCCGAGGAGCTGGTCGCCGCCTTCGAGGAGGACACCGGCTACGAGCTGGTGCACACCCCGGCCGGCGACGGCGGCGAGCTGACCAACAAGCTCGTCCTCACCGACTCCGAGCCGTTGGGTGACGTGGCCTTCGGCGTCGACAACACCTTCGCGTCCCGGGCGCTGGACGCTGACGTGTTCGCGCCGTACGACGCCGAGCTGCCGGCCGGCGCCGAGCAGCACACCCTGCCCGGCGACGAGGAGGGTGCGCTCGCCCCGATCGACACCGGCAACGTCTGCGTCAACGTCGACACCGCCTGGTTCGAGCAGCGCGACCGGCCGCCCCCCGAGACGCTCGACGACCTCACCGAGCCCGCCTACGAGTCGCTCTTCGTCACCCCCGGCGCCACCTCCAGCACGCCGGGCATGGCGTTCCTGCTGGCCACGATCGCCGAGTACGGCGAGGACTGGCAGCAGTACTGGCAGGACCTGCTCGCCAACGGCGCCAAGATCGTCCGCGGCTGGGAGGACGCCTACACCGTCGACTTCACCTACTCCGGTGGCAACCGGCCGATCGTGCTGTCCTATGACTCCTCGCCGGCCTTCACCGTCGCCGACGGTGAGACCAGCACCGCCGACCTGGCCTCGACCTGCTTCGGCCAGGTCGAGTACGCCGGCGTCCTGGCCGGGGCCGAGAACCCCGAGGGCGCGCAGGCGGTCATCGACTGGATGCTGAGCCAGCAGGTCCAGGAGGCGCTGCCGCCGAACATGTACGTCTACCCGGTCGCCGAGGACGCCGCGCTCCCCGAGGAGTGGGCGGAGTTCGCGCCGCCGGCGTCGCCGGAGCTGAGCCTCCCGCCGGAGGAGATCGCGGCCAACCGCAGCCAGTGGCAGCAGGAATGGACCGACATCACCACGCGATGA
- a CDS encoding ABC transporter permease: MRRIAALLLLAAVPVAVLGVFFALPVAGMLQRGFFPDGAFDPGAVWEVLTRPRTRRVVWFTLWTSTAATLSAVVLGLPAAYALYRLRFPLRGLLRALMLVPFVLPTVVVGVAVRQLLTESGPLGFLGLDGTPAAIVFGLVFFNVAVIVRTVGAAWEGLDRRPAEAAASLGASPRQVFWSVTLPALRPAIVSAASVVFLFCATAFGVVLVLGGSRYASVETEIYLLTTDLLDLPAAAALSIVQLLAVAVLLAVAGRLRRVPDPTVRRALARPSRPTAGDLPALAATGAVLALVAAPLIGLVTASLRRDGGWTLVHYRALGSPGSDAGVGSLLRVPVTEALGNSLRIAADATWMSLTLGVLVAVVVTRRSRSLGERRVRGVLDGLFMLPLGVSAVTLGFGFLITLDQPPLDLRSSALLVPIAQALVALPLVVRTLVPVLAGIDDRQRQAAASLGAGAWRTLLTVDVPALWRPLLAAAGFAFAVSLGEFGATSFIVRPEVPTLPVVIFRLIGNPGALNYGTAMAASVLLAATTAAVILLVERLRVPALGTF; encoded by the coding sequence GTGAGGCGCATCGCTGCCCTGCTGCTGCTCGCGGCCGTGCCGGTCGCGGTGCTGGGGGTCTTCTTCGCCCTGCCGGTTGCGGGCATGCTGCAGCGCGGCTTCTTCCCCGACGGCGCCTTCGACCCCGGGGCGGTCTGGGAGGTGCTGACCCGGCCGCGGACGCGGCGCGTCGTCTGGTTCACGCTGTGGACCAGCACCGCCGCCACGCTGAGCGCGGTCGTCCTGGGCCTGCCCGCGGCGTACGCGCTGTATCGGCTGCGGTTCCCGCTGCGCGGGCTGTTGCGGGCACTCATGCTGGTGCCGTTCGTGCTGCCGACGGTCGTCGTCGGCGTGGCGGTGCGGCAGCTGCTCACCGAGTCGGGGCCGCTCGGGTTCCTGGGGCTCGACGGCACGCCGGCGGCGATCGTCTTCGGCCTGGTGTTCTTCAACGTCGCGGTCATCGTGCGCACCGTCGGCGCCGCGTGGGAGGGCCTCGACCGCCGACCCGCCGAGGCCGCGGCGAGCCTCGGCGCCTCGCCCCGCCAGGTCTTCTGGTCGGTGACGCTGCCGGCGCTGCGGCCGGCGATCGTCTCGGCCGCGAGCGTGGTGTTCCTCTTCTGCGCCACGGCGTTCGGGGTGGTGCTGGTGCTCGGCGGCTCGCGCTACGCCTCGGTCGAGACCGAGATCTACCTGTTGACCACCGACCTGCTGGACCTGCCCGCCGCGGCGGCGCTCTCGATCGTGCAGCTGCTGGCCGTGGCCGTGCTGCTCGCGGTCGCGGGACGCCTGCGCCGCGTGCCCGACCCGACCGTACGCCGCGCCTTGGCCCGCCCGTCCCGCCCGACGGCGGGGGACCTTCCCGCGCTGGCCGCCACGGGTGCCGTGCTCGCCCTGGTCGCCGCGCCGCTGATCGGCCTCGTCACCGCGTCGCTGCGCCGCGACGGGGGCTGGACGCTGGTCCACTACCGCGCGCTGGGCAGCCCCGGCAGCGATGCCGGGGTCGGCTCCCTGCTGCGGGTGCCGGTGACCGAGGCGCTGGGGAACTCGCTGCGGATCGCGGCCGATGCGACGTGGATGTCGCTCACGCTCGGGGTGCTCGTGGCGGTGGTGGTGACGCGACGGTCCCGGTCGCTGGGGGAGCGCCGTGTCCGCGGCGTGCTCGACGGGCTCTTCATGCTGCCGCTGGGCGTCTCCGCGGTCACCCTGGGCTTCGGGTTCCTGATCACCCTCGACCAGCCACCGCTGGACCTGCGCTCCAGTGCGCTGCTGGTGCCGATCGCCCAGGCGCTCGTCGCGCTGCCGCTGGTGGTGCGCACGCTCGTGCCGGTGCTGGCCGGCATCGACGACCGCCAGCGGCAGGCGGCCGCCTCGCTCGGTGCCGGGGCGTGGCGGACCCTGCTGACGGTCGACGTGCCCGCGCTGTGGCGGCCGCTGCTGGCGGCGGCCGGGTTCGCGTTCGCGGTGTCCCTGGGCGAGTTCGGGGCGACGTCGTTCATCGTGCGCCCGGAGGTGCCGACGCTGCCGGTGGTGATCTTCCGGCTGATCGGCAACCCCGGGGCGCTGAACTACGGCACGGCCATGGCAGCCTCGGTGCTGCTGGCCGCCACGACGGCGGCCGTCATCCTGCTCGTGGAGCGACTCCGCGTGCCGGCGTTGGGAACCTTCTGA
- a CDS encoding SDR family oxidoreductase, whose protein sequence is MSILDRFTLTDHVAVVTGAGRGIGAATAVALAEAGADVVLSSRTEGQLDEVAHRVEDTGRTAVVVPADLSDTEAVAALAQRAYDEFGRLDVVVNNVGGTIPNAFLDTDVAYLEESFHFNVSTAHALTRAAVPLMLASAGTPDAPRQKSVTSISSMMGRSPGRGYLAYGTAKAALAHWSRLAATDLAPQVRVNGVYVGSVMTSALEFVAGVPETRQQMEGATPLGHIGEAEDIAAAVLYLASPAGKYLTGKMLEVDGGLLQPNLDLGLPDLEPTSDS, encoded by the coding sequence GTGAGCATCCTCGACCGCTTCACGCTCACCGACCACGTCGCCGTCGTCACCGGTGCCGGGCGCGGCATCGGCGCCGCCACCGCCGTCGCGCTCGCCGAGGCCGGCGCCGACGTCGTGCTCTCCTCGCGCACCGAGGGCCAGCTCGACGAGGTCGCCCACCGGGTCGAGGACACCGGCCGCACGGCCGTCGTCGTCCCCGCCGACCTCAGTGACACCGAGGCCGTCGCCGCCCTCGCGCAGCGCGCGTACGACGAGTTCGGCCGCCTCGACGTCGTGGTCAACAACGTCGGCGGCACCATCCCCAATGCCTTCCTCGACACCGACGTGGCCTACCTGGAGGAGTCGTTCCACTTCAACGTCTCCACCGCCCACGCGCTGACCCGGGCGGCGGTGCCGCTGATGCTGGCCTCGGCCGGCACCCCGGACGCCCCGCGCCAGAAGTCGGTCACCTCGATCTCCTCGATGATGGGGCGCTCCCCGGGCCGCGGCTACCTCGCCTACGGCACCGCGAAGGCGGCGTTGGCCCACTGGTCGCGGCTCGCCGCGACCGACCTCGCGCCGCAGGTCCGGGTCAACGGCGTCTACGTCGGCTCGGTGATGACCAGCGCGCTGGAGTTCGTGGCGGGGGTCCCCGAGACGCGGCAGCAGATGGAGGGTGCGACCCCGCTGGGCCACATCGGTGAGGCCGAGGACATCGCCGCGGCCGTCCTCTACCTCGCCTCGCCCGCGGGGAAGTACCTCACCGGCAAGATGCTCGAGGTCGACGGCGGCCTGCTGCAGCCCAACCTGGACCTGGGGCTGCCCGACCTGGAGCCCACCTCGGACTCGTAG
- a CDS encoding Crp/Fnr family transcriptional regulator, protein MDNDVLRQAPLFSSLDDEAATALRTSMTETGLRRGEVLFHEGDAGDRLYIVIEGKVKLGRSSADGRENLLAILGPGQMFGELSLFDPGPRSATVTAVTDSNFASLTHDDLLKWLDGRPMVANSLLGQLASRLRKANDVVADLVFSDVPGRVAKALIDLADRFGRTADDGVHVHHDLTQEELAQLVGASRETVNKALADFASRGWVRLEPRSVVIHDIERITRRAR, encoded by the coding sequence GTGGATAACGACGTACTCCGTCAGGCTCCGCTGTTCAGCTCGCTCGACGACGAGGCCGCCACCGCGCTGCGGACGTCGATGACCGAGACGGGGTTGCGTCGTGGAGAGGTGCTCTTCCACGAGGGCGATGCCGGTGACCGGCTCTACATCGTGATCGAGGGCAAGGTGAAGCTCGGCCGCTCGTCCGCCGACGGCCGCGAGAACCTCCTCGCGATCCTCGGCCCGGGACAGATGTTCGGCGAGCTCTCGCTCTTCGACCCCGGACCGCGCTCGGCGACCGTGACCGCGGTGACCGACAGCAACTTCGCCTCGCTCACCCACGACGACCTGCTCAAGTGGCTCGACGGCCGCCCCATGGTGGCCAACAGCCTGCTGGGCCAGCTCGCCAGCCGCCTGCGCAAGGCCAACGACGTCGTCGCGGACCTGGTGTTCTCCGACGTGCCCGGCCGGGTCGCCAAGGCGCTGATCGACCTCGCCGACCGGTTCGGCCGTACCGCCGACGACGGCGTGCACGTCCACCACGACCTCACCCAGGAGGAGCTCGCCCAGCTGGTCGGCGCCTCCCGGGAGACGGTCAACAAGGCGCTGGCCGACTTCGCCTCCCGAGGCTGGGTCCGGCTCGAGCCCCGCTCGGTCGTCATCCACGACATCGAGCGGATCACCCGCCGGGCCCGCTGA
- a CDS encoding TlpA family protein disulfide reductase, which yields MRSRPGPRAVLPAFLVAVAVLLAGCDQAEPFSAACKVEVDTGDLQQERTQAGIPDCDPERAGTDAGEPADLPDVDLPCLGSEATMSLSEVTGPAIINFWASNCGPCRKEMPALAEFQEQYGDQVPVLGVDYLETYPSAALELAADSGTNYPSLADPCGELQQTDLVIQGLPVFLFVRADGSVERTTGGVETLAEVVEKAESNLDVDLDAGATR from the coding sequence ATGAGGAGCCGGCCCGGGCCACGTGCGGTCCTCCCGGCGTTCCTGGTCGCCGTCGCCGTGCTGTTGGCGGGCTGCGACCAGGCCGAGCCGTTCTCCGCCGCGTGCAAGGTCGAGGTCGACACCGGCGACCTGCAGCAGGAGCGCACGCAGGCCGGCATCCCCGACTGCGACCCCGAGCGGGCCGGGACGGACGCGGGCGAGCCGGCCGACCTGCCCGACGTCGACCTGCCGTGCCTGGGCAGCGAGGCCACCATGTCGCTCTCGGAGGTCACGGGGCCGGCGATCATCAACTTCTGGGCCTCCAACTGCGGGCCGTGCCGCAAGGAGATGCCCGCCCTCGCGGAGTTCCAGGAGCAGTACGGCGACCAAGTCCCTGTCCTCGGTGTCGACTACCTCGAGACCTATCCGAGCGCGGCGCTGGAGCTGGCCGCCGACAGTGGCACCAACTACCCGAGCCTGGCCGACCCGTGCGGGGAGCTGCAGCAGACCGACCTGGTGATCCAGGGGCTCCCGGTCTTCCTGTTCGTCCGTGCCGACGGCAGCGTCGAGCGCACCACCGGCGGCGTCGAGACGCTCGCGGAGGTCGTCGAGAAGGCCGAGAGCAACCTCGACGTCGACCTCGACGCGGGGGCGACCCGGTGA
- a CDS encoding oxygenase MpaB family protein, which translates to MPPRLALPMRSLWRRRNEELDPEVDFVEIYRNLTLYEFPWDFNQSLSLALFRTYAVPSIGRLLHETRQFEERCQQRYDDTALLLEAPLVHGFDSEAGRTGVRRVNQMHKMYDISNDDMRYVLSTFVVVPQRWINDFGWRRLTEGELRAMVNYFRTLGQHMAIRDIPETYDEFMHLMDDYEREYFAYDEGGRKVADATLDLLKDFYPRPARGVLDVFSRALMDEPLLTAFRYDEPGRPARRASAAALRARARVLRHTPSRRKPTYVIDSPRIRSYAPGSFRLADLGTFPATAQGCPVHRDPVDA; encoded by the coding sequence ATGCCCCCACGGCTCGCCCTGCCCATGCGCTCGCTCTGGCGTCGGCGCAACGAGGAGCTCGACCCCGAGGTCGACTTCGTCGAGATCTACCGCAACCTGACGTTGTACGAGTTCCCCTGGGACTTCAACCAGTCACTGAGCCTGGCGCTGTTCCGCACCTACGCGGTGCCCAGCATCGGCCGGCTGCTGCACGAGACGCGCCAGTTCGAGGAGCGCTGCCAGCAGCGCTACGACGACACCGCGCTCCTGCTGGAGGCGCCCCTGGTCCACGGCTTCGACAGCGAGGCCGGGCGCACCGGCGTACGCCGCGTCAACCAGATGCACAAGATGTATGACATCAGCAACGACGACATGCGCTACGTGCTCTCGACGTTCGTCGTGGTGCCGCAGCGCTGGATCAACGACTTCGGCTGGCGCCGCCTCACCGAGGGCGAGCTGCGGGCCATGGTCAACTACTTCCGCACGCTCGGCCAGCACATGGCGATCCGGGACATCCCCGAGACCTACGACGAGTTCATGCACCTCATGGACGACTACGAGCGTGAGTACTTCGCCTACGACGAGGGTGGTCGCAAGGTGGCCGACGCGACGCTGGACCTGCTCAAGGACTTCTACCCGCGTCCGGCCCGCGGCGTGCTGGACGTGTTCAGCCGCGCCCTGATGGACGAGCCGCTGCTCACGGCGTTCCGGTACGACGAGCCGGGCCGGCCCGCGCGCCGGGCCTCGGCGGCCGCACTGCGGGCACGCGCCCGGGTGCTGCGCCACACGCCGTCGCGGCGCAAGCCGACCTACGTCATCGACAGCCCGCGGATCCGGTCCTACGCCCCCGGCAGCTTCCGGCTGGCCGACCTGGGGACCTTCCCGGCGACCGCCCAGGGCTGCCCGGTCCACCGGGACCCGGTGGACGCCTGA
- a CDS encoding MBL fold metallo-hydrolase: MASGVSTGAAISPDSGEHWAAEGAWRVTDGIHRIPLPLPMDGLKAINVYVVESDDGLTLIDGGWAIPVARELLEKCLAQVGYGFGDIRRFLVTHVHRDHYTMASVLGAEYDVPVSLGRGEQPALDLLNNAEDLAHSPFIDVLVSAGARDIADLWLAGEDGELPDASLWRMPDAWLEGDLTIDLGRRTVDAVHTPGHTPGHYVFADTDDGLLFAGDHVLPTITPSIGFTVPPTDQPLGDFMSSLARVRALPDLQVLPAHGPVAPSTHERVDELTAHHEDRLDLCAKALREHRTTTAHVVAQDLGWTRHEKAYDELDVFSQGMASMETKAHLDLLVARGEATRADHADGIRYTAS, encoded by the coding sequence ATGGCATCGGGAGTGAGCACGGGCGCAGCGATCTCGCCGGACTCCGGCGAGCACTGGGCCGCCGAGGGCGCCTGGCGCGTCACCGACGGGATCCACCGCATCCCGCTGCCGCTGCCGATGGACGGGCTGAAGGCGATCAACGTCTACGTCGTCGAGAGCGACGACGGGCTGACCCTCATCGACGGCGGCTGGGCCATCCCGGTCGCCCGCGAGCTGCTGGAGAAGTGCCTGGCACAGGTCGGCTACGGCTTCGGCGACATCCGCCGGTTCCTGGTCACCCACGTCCACCGCGACCACTACACGATGGCCTCGGTGCTCGGCGCGGAGTACGACGTCCCGGTGTCGCTGGGGCGCGGCGAGCAGCCGGCGCTGGACCTCCTCAACAACGCCGAGGACCTCGCGCACAGCCCCTTCATCGACGTACTGGTCAGTGCGGGGGCCCGCGACATCGCCGACCTCTGGCTCGCGGGCGAGGACGGCGAGCTGCCCGACGCCTCGCTGTGGCGCATGCCCGACGCCTGGCTGGAGGGCGACCTCACCATCGACCTCGGTCGTCGCACGGTCGATGCGGTCCACACCCCCGGTCACACGCCGGGCCACTACGTCTTCGCCGACACCGACGACGGGCTCCTCTTCGCCGGCGACCACGTGCTGCCGACCATCACCCCCTCGATCGGCTTCACCGTGCCGCCGACCGACCAGCCGCTGGGCGACTTCATGTCCTCGCTGGCGCGGGTCCGTGCCCTGCCGGACCTGCAGGTGCTGCCCGCGCACGGACCGGTCGCGCCGTCGACCCACGAGCGCGTCGACGAGCTGACCGCACACCACGAGGACCGGCTCGACCTGTGCGCCAAGGCGCTGCGCGAGCACCGCACCACCACGGCCCACGTCGTGGCGCAGGACCTGGGCTGGACCCGCCACGAGAAGGCCTACGACGAGCTCGACGTCTTCAGCCAGGGCATGGCCTCCATGGAGACCAAGGCCCACCTGGACCTGCTCGTCGCCCGCGGCGAGGCCACGCGGGCCGACCACGCCGACGGGATCCGCTACACCGCGTCCTAG
- a CDS encoding NADH:flavin oxidoreductase has translation MTDVFAAADLGPVRLRNRTVKAATFEGRTPHGQVTDELIDYHLAPARGGVGLTTVAYLAVAPEGRTHREVIVVGEDTRAGLARLADAVHQEGAAIAGQVGHAGPVANGRSNGVRAVAASRMPSPLSMQLVGAATERDLTRITRAYVAAARVLVDAGFDVLELHMAHSYLLSSFLAPGLNRRADRWGGPLVSRAKLARQVARAVREEVGDAAAVTAKTSLGDGFRGGVTTDIGLEFAQLLEADGHLDALQLSGGSSLMNPMYLFRGEAPVNEFADAMPPLVRWGMRTPVGRGFLKEYPFEEAYFRDKALRFRDALSMPLMLLGGINRLATMQQAMADGFEYVAMGRALLREPDLVQRLRDGAATEGACIHCNRCMPTIYSGTRCPEWVVDPL, from the coding sequence GTGACCGACGTCTTCGCCGCTGCCGACCTCGGGCCGGTCCGGCTGCGCAACCGCACCGTCAAGGCGGCCACCTTCGAGGGGCGTACGCCGCACGGGCAGGTCACCGACGAGCTGATCGACTACCACCTCGCCCCGGCCCGCGGCGGCGTCGGCCTGACCACGGTCGCCTACCTCGCGGTGGCGCCCGAGGGGCGCACCCACCGCGAGGTCATCGTCGTCGGCGAGGACACCCGCGCCGGCCTCGCGCGGCTGGCCGACGCCGTCCATCAGGAGGGGGCGGCGATCGCCGGGCAGGTCGGCCATGCCGGGCCCGTGGCCAACGGCCGCTCCAACGGCGTACGCGCCGTCGCGGCGAGCCGCATGCCCAGCCCGCTGTCGATGCAGCTGGTCGGCGCCGCGACCGAGCGCGACCTGACCCGCATCACCCGTGCCTACGTGGCCGCGGCGCGGGTCCTGGTCGACGCCGGGTTCGACGTGCTCGAGCTGCACATGGCCCACAGCTACCTGTTGTCCTCCTTCCTGGCGCCGGGCCTCAACCGGCGCGCCGACCGCTGGGGAGGCCCGCTCGTGTCCCGGGCGAAGTTGGCGCGCCAGGTCGCCCGCGCCGTCCGCGAGGAGGTCGGCGACGCGGCGGCCGTCACCGCCAAGACGTCGCTGGGTGACGGGTTCCGCGGCGGTGTCACCACCGACATCGGCCTGGAGTTCGCCCAGCTGCTCGAGGCCGACGGGCACCTGGACGCCCTGCAGCTCAGCGGCGGGTCGTCGCTGATGAACCCGATGTACCTCTTCCGCGGCGAGGCGCCGGTGAACGAGTTCGCCGACGCGATGCCGCCCCTGGTCCGCTGGGGCATGCGGACGCCGGTCGGTCGCGGCTTCCTCAAGGAGTACCCCTTCGAGGAGGCCTACTTCCGCGACAAGGCCCTGCGCTTCCGCGATGCGCTGTCGATGCCGTTGATGCTGCTGGGTGGCATCAATCGGCTGGCCACGATGCAGCAGGCGATGGCCGACGGGTTCGAGTACGTCGCGATGGGCCGCGCCCTGCTGCGCGAGCCCGACCTCGTCCAGCGGCTGCGCGACGGCGCTGCGACCGAGGGCGCCTGCATCCACTGCAACCGCTGCATGCCCACGATCTACTCCGGCACCCGGTGCCCGGAATGGGTGGTCGACCCGCTGTGA
- the nth gene encoding endonuclease III, with protein MVRRARRINRVLATTYPEAGPELDFDDPFQCLVVTVLSAQTTDKRVNAVRPHLFAAYPDATAMAGADRTHLESLIGSLGFFRAKTDALLKLSAQLVEEFDGEVPRRLEDLVRLAGVGRKTANVVRGNAFDLPGITVDTHFGRLARRFAWTDETDPVKVEHAVGDLFDKRDWTMLSHHLIWHGRRRCHAQKPACGACPVARWCPSYGAGPTDPDVAAKLVRSEGRA; from the coding sequence TTGGTGCGCCGAGCACGACGGATCAACCGCGTCCTGGCCACAACCTATCCCGAGGCCGGTCCCGAGCTCGACTTCGACGACCCGTTCCAGTGCCTCGTGGTGACCGTGCTCAGCGCACAGACCACCGACAAGCGGGTCAACGCCGTCCGGCCCCACCTGTTCGCGGCCTACCCCGACGCCACCGCGATGGCCGGGGCCGACCGCACCCATCTGGAGTCGCTGATCGGCTCGCTCGGCTTCTTCCGCGCCAAGACCGATGCGCTGCTCAAGCTCAGCGCCCAGCTGGTCGAGGAGTTCGACGGCGAGGTCCCCCGGCGGCTGGAGGACCTGGTGCGGCTCGCGGGAGTCGGCCGCAAGACCGCCAACGTGGTGCGCGGCAACGCCTTCGACCTGCCCGGCATCACCGTCGACACCCACTTCGGTCGGCTCGCGCGGCGCTTCGCGTGGACCGACGAGACCGACCCGGTCAAGGTCGAGCACGCGGTCGGCGACCTGTTCGACAAGCGCGACTGGACGATGCTCAGCCACCACCTGATCTGGCACGGCCGTCGCCGCTGCCACGCCCAGAAGCCGGCGTGCGGTGCCTGTCCGGTCGCGCGCTGGTGCCCGTCGTACGGCGCGGGCCCGACCGACCCCGACGTCGCGGCGAAGCTGGTGCGCAGCGAGGGACGCGCATGA
- a CDS encoding ABC transporter ATP-binding protein: MLRVERAEVRYDGVPAVSGVDLEVGDGEVLAVLGPSGCGKSTLLRAVAGLEPLADGLVRWDGEDQAGVPAHRRGFVLMFQDGQLFDHLDVAGNVEYALRRRGHSRSAARPRVTELLDLVGLAGQGDRLPRTLSGGERQRVALARSLAASPRLLLLDEPLTALDAALRARLATDLRRILADTTALLVTHDQAEAYALADRVAVMREGRVVQQGTVEEVWQAPADAETALFLGYSRVLDGEAARTLLAGLDGLDQRESRSTPSSVEGPPSVEPSPLVEPSPLVEPVETPVAVRRSAIRAHPTADSEVTAVVTAVHPTPDELHLTVRWDGVGELDATGAPTWLPSVGDRVGVAVHRDRIAVLPPAEADDAHGPA, encoded by the coding sequence ATGTTGCGAGTCGAACGCGCCGAGGTGCGCTACGACGGCGTCCCGGCCGTGTCGGGGGTCGACCTCGAGGTGGGCGACGGCGAGGTGCTCGCGGTGCTCGGCCCGTCGGGATGCGGGAAGTCGACCCTGCTGCGGGCGGTCGCAGGCCTCGAGCCGCTCGCGGACGGACTGGTGCGGTGGGACGGTGAGGACCAGGCCGGCGTACCGGCGCACCGGCGGGGTTTCGTGCTGATGTTCCAGGACGGGCAGCTCTTCGACCACCTCGACGTGGCCGGCAACGTCGAGTACGCACTGCGGCGACGCGGCCACTCGCGGTCCGCGGCGCGGCCGCGGGTGACGGAGCTGCTGGACCTGGTCGGGCTCGCCGGCCAGGGCGATCGCCTGCCGCGGACCCTGTCCGGCGGTGAGCGGCAGCGGGTCGCGCTCGCCCGGTCGCTCGCGGCATCGCCGCGGTTGCTGCTGCTCGACGAGCCGCTCACGGCGCTCGACGCGGCGCTGCGCGCGCGGTTGGCCACCGACCTGCGCCGCATCCTCGCCGACACCACGGCGCTGCTGGTCACCCACGACCAGGCCGAGGCCTACGCACTCGCCGACCGGGTCGCGGTCATGCGGGAGGGCCGTGTCGTGCAGCAGGGCACGGTCGAGGAGGTCTGGCAGGCCCCCGCCGACGCCGAGACCGCGCTCTTCCTCGGCTACAGCCGCGTCCTCGACGGCGAGGCCGCCCGGACCCTGCTGGCAGGTCTCGACGGGCTCGACCAACGGGAGTCGCGCTCGACGCCATCGTCGGTCGAGGGACCTCCGTCGGTCGAGCCGTCCCCGTTGGTCGAGCCGTCTCCGTTGGTCGAGCCTGTCGAGACCCCCGTCGCCGTACGCCGCTCCGCGATCCGCGCCCACCCCACGGCCGACAGCGAGGTCACCGCCGTCGTCACCGCGGTCCACCCCACGCCGGACGAGCTCCACCTCACGGTCCGGTGGGACGGCGTCGGCGAGCTCGACGCGACCGGCGCCCCGACCTGGCTGCCCTCGGTGGGGGACCGCGTCGGAGTCGCCGTGCACCGGGACCGGATCGCCGTCCTGCCACCCGCCGAAGCGGACGACGCCCACGGCCCTGCCTAG